In one window of Nakamurella sp. PAMC28650 DNA:
- the nrfD gene encoding NrfD/PsrC family molybdoenzyme membrane anchor subunit encodes MSAAENGFASPNDLTRAKAGSGARRGHHRRGGGRRGGGGEQKMVPDATFTSYYGRPVVKASPWEADIPAYLFLGGVAAGSSLVAAGADLTGRSTLRRTGRIGALVGIGLSFAALVHDLGRPSRFVNMLRVAKPTSPMSVGTWVLTGYGPLAMLAGAAELAPLVRVLPRPVVGIATFLARPAGIAAALLAPAVASYTAVLLSDTATPSWHEAYREMPFVFVGSAAAAAGGLGLLGGSAKDAGPARKLAVGGALLELAAGRVMEKSMGITAEPLHQGTPGKLMRASHLLTAVGAVTAVVGRRSRIASAAAGVALLAGSAFTRFGIFDAGQESARDPKYTVVPQRERLEARKAAAAARR; translated from the coding sequence ATGAGCGCCGCCGAGAACGGTTTCGCCTCGCCGAACGACCTCACCCGGGCGAAGGCCGGATCGGGGGCCCGTCGTGGTCACCACCGGCGCGGCGGGGGTCGCCGGGGCGGTGGCGGCGAACAGAAGATGGTGCCCGACGCCACCTTCACGTCGTACTACGGCCGGCCGGTGGTCAAGGCGTCGCCGTGGGAGGCGGACATCCCGGCCTACCTGTTCCTCGGTGGGGTCGCCGCCGGATCATCGCTCGTGGCGGCCGGCGCCGATCTGACCGGACGGTCGACGCTGCGCCGCACCGGCCGGATCGGTGCGCTGGTCGGCATCGGATTGAGCTTCGCCGCCCTGGTCCACGATCTCGGCCGCCCGTCGCGTTTCGTGAACATGCTCCGGGTCGCCAAACCGACGTCGCCGATGTCGGTGGGCACCTGGGTGCTGACCGGGTACGGGCCCTTGGCGATGCTGGCCGGCGCCGCCGAACTGGCCCCCCTGGTCCGGGTCCTGCCGCGTCCGGTGGTCGGAATCGCCACGTTCCTGGCCCGGCCGGCCGGCATTGCAGCCGCGCTGCTGGCACCGGCGGTCGCGTCCTACACGGCCGTGCTGCTGTCCGACACGGCGACACCGAGTTGGCACGAGGCCTACCGCGAGATGCCATTCGTCTTCGTCGGGTCTGCGGCGGCCGCGGCCGGTGGTCTCGGCCTGCTCGGTGGCTCCGCGAAGGACGCCGGGCCGGCCCGGAAACTGGCCGTCGGCGGTGCGCTGCTGGAACTGGCGGCGGGCCGGGTGATGGAGAAGTCGATGGGCATCACGGCGGAGCCGTTGCACCAGGGCACTCCGGGAAAGCTGATGCGGGCCAGCCACCTGCTGACCGCCGTCGGCGCAGTGACGGCGGTGGTCGGTCGGCGCAGTCGGATCGCTTCTGCGGCGGCCGGTGTCGCACTGCTCGCCGGTTCGGCCTTCACCCGCTTCGGCATCTTCGACGCCGGCCAGGAGTCGGCCAGGGACCCCAAGTACACCGTCGTCCCGCAGCGTGAACGTCTCGAAGCCCGGAAGGCGGCGGCGGCCGCCCGGCGCTGA
- the selA gene encoding L-seryl-tRNA(Sec) selenium transferase has product MSADPRRSLPRTDVILGDARLRAATGRLGTAVVKNAVVTALAEARSGALPIDGIADRAHDLLPALATEMRAVINATGVVLHTNLGRAPLSAAAVEAMVAAAGYVDVEFDLADGSRARRGRGVLSALRAAVPGAEQALAVNNGAAALLLAVTTLASGREVVISRGEMVEIGDNFRLPDLMTVTGAVIREVGTTNRTSLSDYARAVGPETGCVVKIHPSNFLITGFTSSVGVAELATLGVPVIADVGSGLLLPDQLLPDEPDVAGSLGAGADVVTCSGDKLLGGPQTGLIFGRADLVERMRAHPLARALRCDKLTLAALEATLRGPRTPTSESLHADPQRLRQRCDLLAAALGAQVVPSQGTVGGGGAPGVPLPGWAVALDSALAAALRTGPTPVVGRVSGGHLLLDLRCVPPADDERLRDAVLLALGPPAAQRIP; this is encoded by the coding sequence GTGAGTGCGGATCCGCGACGGTCGCTTCCGCGGACCGACGTGATCCTCGGCGATGCCCGGTTACGGGCGGCGACCGGCCGGTTGGGTACTGCGGTGGTGAAGAACGCCGTGGTCACCGCGCTGGCCGAAGCCCGGTCCGGCGCCCTCCCCATCGACGGGATCGCCGACCGGGCCCACGATCTGCTCCCCGCGCTGGCGACCGAGATGCGCGCGGTGATCAATGCCACCGGGGTGGTGCTGCACACCAACCTCGGTCGCGCCCCGCTGTCCGCCGCCGCCGTCGAGGCGATGGTGGCCGCCGCCGGGTACGTCGACGTGGAGTTCGACCTGGCCGACGGAAGTCGGGCCCGCCGCGGGCGGGGTGTGCTGTCGGCGCTGCGAGCCGCCGTGCCCGGCGCCGAGCAGGCGCTGGCGGTCAACAACGGCGCAGCCGCCCTGCTGTTGGCCGTCACCACGCTGGCGTCCGGGCGTGAAGTGGTGATCAGCCGGGGTGAGATGGTCGAGATCGGCGACAACTTCCGACTTCCCGACCTGATGACGGTGACCGGCGCGGTGATTCGCGAGGTCGGCACCACGAACCGGACCAGCCTTTCCGACTACGCCCGCGCCGTCGGCCCCGAGACCGGCTGCGTGGTGAAGATCCATCCCAGCAACTTTCTCATCACCGGGTTCACCTCGTCGGTGGGCGTGGCGGAACTGGCCACCCTCGGGGTCCCGGTGATCGCCGACGTCGGCAGTGGCCTGCTCCTGCCCGACCAGTTGTTGCCGGACGAGCCGGATGTCGCCGGTAGCCTGGGCGCCGGAGCCGACGTGGTGACCTGCAGCGGCGACAAACTGCTCGGTGGGCCGCAGACCGGTCTGATCTTCGGCCGGGCCGATCTGGTGGAGCGGATGAGAGCGCATCCGCTGGCCAGAGCGCTGCGCTGCGACAAGCTGACGCTGGCCGCCCTGGAGGCCACCCTGCGAGGACCGCGGACGCCGACTTCCGAGTCCCTGCATGCGGACCCGCAGCGGCTCCGGCAACGGTGCGACCTGCTGGCCGCCGCGCTGGGGGCGCAGGTGGTGCCCAGCCAGGGGACGGTCGGGGGCGGTGGTGCGCCGGGCGTTCCGCTTCCGGGGTGGGCGGTGGCGCTGGACAGCGCACTGGCGGCCGCGCTGCGCACCGGGCCGACGCCGGTGGTCGGTCGGGTCTCCGGTGGGCACCTGCTCCTCGATCTGCGATGCGTACCGCCGGCCGACGACGAACGGTTGCGTGATGCCGTGCTGCTGGCCCTCGGACCTCCCGCTGCGCAGCGCATCCCGTGA
- a CDS encoding HAD-IA family hydrolase, with protein MTQRVAEAILFDLDGTLVDSAASVERNWRRLAAEIGRPYAEIEPFIHGIPGKQALRMIDPDMSDDVVEELNEMMVVGESTDTQDCIPLPGALTALDVLPTTRWAIVTSGSRRLATARIAAAGLPMPRFLITADDVLQGKPDPAPYLLAASRVGREPGRCLVFEDAPAGVASARSAGIPVIGLLTTHRGLGVTSIANLSQVEFSADRRGVIVTY; from the coding sequence ATGACGCAACGAGTCGCCGAGGCGATCCTGTTCGACCTGGACGGTACCCTCGTCGATTCTGCAGCGAGCGTGGAGCGGAACTGGCGGCGCCTGGCCGCGGAGATCGGCCGTCCCTACGCGGAGATCGAGCCGTTCATCCACGGTATTCCCGGCAAGCAGGCACTGCGCATGATCGACCCGGACATGTCCGACGACGTGGTGGAGGAACTGAACGAGATGATGGTCGTCGGCGAGTCCACCGACACCCAGGACTGCATCCCGCTGCCCGGTGCCCTCACTGCGCTGGACGTCCTGCCGACTACGCGCTGGGCGATCGTGACGAGCGGGAGCCGCCGTCTGGCGACGGCCCGGATCGCCGCGGCGGGGCTGCCGATGCCGCGGTTCCTGATCACCGCAGACGATGTCCTGCAGGGCAAACCCGATCCCGCGCCGTATCTACTGGCGGCGTCCAGGGTCGGCCGTGAGCCGGGTCGGTGCCTGGTGTTCGAGGACGCCCCGGCCGGGGTCGCCTCGGCCCGGTCGGCCGGGATTCCGGTGATCGGGCTGCTCACCACCCATCGCGGGCTCGGCGTGACCTCGATCGCGAACCTCTCGCAGGTCGAGTTCTCGGCGGACCGGCGCGGCGTCATCGTCACCTATTGA
- a CDS encoding energy-coupling factor transporter transmembrane protein EcfT, protein MTTIGLYRPGTSVLHRLPAGWKLFAMFAGIIGLVALHRPWEIGVAAAIVAAVYVRAGIPARVVLRQLWPLRWLLLIVAVLQVVLSGWQAAVVVCGGLLISMAIATLVTLTTRVTEILDVCQRLLRPFTRWGLDADRVGLVLAMTIRCIPLVAGIVDEVSQARKARGLGFSVVALVVPVVVRALRSADAMGDALIARGIDD, encoded by the coding sequence ATGACGACGATCGGTCTGTACCGCCCGGGAACCTCGGTGCTGCATCGTCTTCCGGCCGGCTGGAAGCTGTTCGCGATGTTCGCCGGGATCATCGGCCTGGTGGCTCTGCACCGTCCCTGGGAGATCGGTGTGGCCGCGGCGATCGTGGCCGCGGTCTACGTGAGGGCCGGGATTCCGGCGCGCGTCGTGCTGCGTCAGCTGTGGCCGCTGCGATGGTTGCTGCTGATCGTCGCCGTCCTACAGGTGGTTCTGAGCGGTTGGCAGGCAGCCGTGGTCGTCTGCGGTGGTCTGCTGATCTCGATGGCCATCGCCACCCTGGTCACCCTCACCACCCGGGTGACGGAGATCCTCGACGTCTGCCAGCGCCTGCTCCGCCCGTTCACGAGGTGGGGGCTGGACGCCGACCGGGTCGGACTCGTCCTGGCCATGACGATCCGCTGCATTCCGCTGGTCGCCGGCATCGTGGACGAGGTCTCGCAGGCACGCAAGGCCAGGGGCCTGGGATTCTCGGTGGTCGCCCTGGTCGTGCCGGTGGTGGTCAGAGCTCTCCGGTCGGCGGACGCCATGGGAGACGCGCTGATCGCCCGCGGGATCGACGACTGA
- a CDS encoding energy-coupling factor ABC transporter ATP-binding protein: MSEIRFTAVHHRYGDRVVLSGVDLLLTEQRIGIVGANGSGKSTLARMINGLVEPSSGHVSVDGLDSIRQGREVRKRVGFVFTDPDNQIVMPTVAEDVAFSLRKSGLSRAEIAARVTESLSRFDLTAHADHPTHLLSGGQKQLLALAAVLIRRPALVVADEPTTLLDLRNARMVSDLLASLDEQLILVTHHLHLLAGFDRVLLVEAGRIVADGTPAQTTARYEAMLG, encoded by the coding sequence ATGAGCGAGATCCGCTTCACCGCAGTTCATCACCGGTACGGCGACCGGGTGGTGCTGTCGGGCGTCGACCTGCTGCTCACCGAGCAGCGGATCGGCATCGTGGGGGCCAACGGCTCCGGCAAATCGACCCTGGCCCGGATGATCAACGGCCTGGTCGAACCGTCCTCCGGGCACGTCAGCGTCGACGGACTGGACTCCATCCGGCAGGGCCGCGAGGTCAGGAAGCGGGTCGGTTTCGTCTTCACCGACCCCGACAACCAGATCGTGATGCCCACCGTCGCCGAGGATGTCGCCTTCTCCCTGCGCAAATCGGGACTGAGCCGCGCCGAGATCGCCGCGCGCGTCACCGAATCGCTGTCCCGTTTCGATCTGACGGCGCACGCCGACCACCCGACCCATCTCCTGTCCGGCGGACAGAAGCAGTTGCTGGCGCTGGCCGCCGTGCTGATCCGGCGGCCCGCCCTCGTCGTCGCCGACGAGCCGACCACCCTGCTGGACCTGCGCAACGCCCGGATGGTCTCGGACCTGCTGGCCTCGCTCGACGAGCAACTGATCCTGGTCACCCATCACCTGCACCTGCTGGCCGGGTTCGACCGGGTACTGCTGGTCGAGGCCGGTCGGATCGTCGCAGACGGCACGCCGGCCCAGACCACCGCACGGTACGAGGCGATGTTGGGATGA
- a CDS encoding thiolase family protein has protein sequence MSTPGHVPVIVTSRRTAVGTAGHAFSKLGTTDLAAPLLAEAFASCAALGLPVDDVILGNCMGAGGDVARVAALAAGLGVDVPAVTVDRQCGSGLDAVLQAASRVRAGDAELVLAGGVESASTAVWRTRPPSDGTPAVRYTRAPFAPEGFADPDMGCAAEDLALRLGISRARQDDYAARSHALAAASVASGVFAAEILPVAGIFADERPRTGLTVHRLGRLRPAFRPGGTVTAGNSSGVSDGAAVVSVTTAALAHRAGMSGTRILGAAVTGGDPALPGLAIATSVRKLLAGRGIADHGIAVRDIGAVEITEAFAAVALAAIDGLALDAEVVCSDGGAIGMGHPWAASGAILLVRLIARMSRPGGSRLGLAACAIGGGQGIAMLLERDPASGAG, from the coding sequence ATGTCGACCCCAGGACACGTTCCGGTCATCGTGACGTCGAGGCGGACGGCGGTCGGCACCGCCGGGCACGCCTTCTCGAAGCTCGGCACCACCGACCTCGCGGCGCCTCTGCTCGCCGAGGCCTTCGCCTCGTGCGCCGCCCTGGGTCTGCCCGTCGACGACGTCATCCTCGGCAACTGCATGGGGGCGGGCGGCGATGTGGCCAGGGTCGCCGCGTTGGCCGCCGGGTTGGGCGTCGACGTGCCGGCGGTCACCGTGGATCGCCAGTGCGGGTCCGGGCTCGATGCCGTTCTGCAGGCCGCCTCCCGGGTCAGGGCCGGCGATGCCGAACTGGTCCTGGCCGGTGGGGTGGAGTCGGCCTCGACCGCGGTCTGGCGCACTCGGCCGCCGAGCGACGGAACACCGGCCGTCAGGTACACCCGCGCGCCTTTTGCGCCGGAAGGATTTGCCGACCCGGACATGGGTTGCGCCGCAGAGGATCTCGCACTGCGCCTGGGGATCTCCCGCGCGCGTCAGGACGACTATGCCGCCCGATCCCATGCGTTGGCCGCAGCTTCGGTGGCGTCCGGCGTCTTCGCGGCGGAGATCCTCCCCGTGGCCGGGATCTTCGCGGACGAACGGCCCCGGACCGGTCTGACGGTCCACCGACTCGGGCGGCTCCGGCCGGCCTTTCGGCCCGGCGGTACCGTCACGGCCGGAAATTCCTCCGGGGTCTCGGACGGGGCCGCGGTGGTGAGCGTGACGACCGCCGCGCTGGCCCACCGGGCGGGGATGTCCGGTACCCGAATCCTCGGGGCGGCCGTGACCGGTGGAGATCCGGCACTGCCCGGGCTGGCGATCGCCACCTCGGTCCGCAAACTGTTGGCGGGCAGGGGTATCGCCGACCACGGGATTGCTGTCCGGGACATCGGAGCAGTGGAGATCACCGAGGCGTTCGCCGCGGTGGCACTCGCGGCCATCGACGGGCTGGCCCTGGACGCCGAGGTGGTCTGCAGCGACGGCGGCGCGATCGGAATGGGACACCCCTGGGCAGCGTCCGGAGCGATCCTGCTGGTCCGGCTGATCGCCAGGATGTCCCGCCCGGGCGGCTCCCGTCTCGGCCTGGCCGCGTGTGCCATCGGCGGCGGCCAGGGCATCGCGATGCTGCTCGAGCGCGATCCGGCGTCCGGTGCAGGATGA
- a CDS encoding NAD(P)/FAD-dependent oxidoreductase gives MSVDQQSSTQPSSTQQTVADLVVVGGGHAGHSAFSAYLKAGGPGPVILISEDDTAPYRRPPLSKDFLRGESGSDQLAMDPADFYTGGDNELLLDDAVTSIDTAKRMLHTRSGREITYRHCILATGSAPTPLDVPGGDTATGLRFLSEARELRDAAQSATTAVVIGSGFIGCEASASLAVRGIAVTLVSTSSGPQEKRLGPDASSLISGWLEDAGVRMHHNTGVREIEAGHVVRLTDGTELAADLVLNATGVTLRTELAEQAGAEVREGRVVVDEQMRTSVPGLFAVGDVALAMNTAAGRHLAVEHWNAAERMGEVAGTVAAGGEAHWAEPLGFFSLIGHHLLKYAAWADGFDEAIPVHHEGGGLTVWYARDGVTVGVLTSEADDDLDLGRKLLLQGAPPPVAPPNHG, from the coding sequence ATGTCAGTTGATCAGCAGTCCTCGACCCAGCCGTCCTCGACCCAGCAGACCGTTGCCGACCTCGTCGTCGTCGGCGGTGGACACGCCGGCCATTCGGCGTTCAGCGCCTACCTGAAGGCAGGCGGACCGGGGCCGGTCATCCTGATCAGCGAGGACGACACGGCGCCTTATCGACGGCCGCCCCTGTCCAAGGATTTCCTGCGCGGCGAGTCGGGCTCCGACCAGCTGGCGATGGACCCGGCGGACTTCTACACCGGGGGCGACAACGAACTCCTGCTCGACGATGCGGTGACCTCGATCGATACCGCGAAACGAATGCTGCACACCCGATCAGGTCGCGAGATCACCTACCGGCACTGCATTCTCGCCACCGGCAGCGCACCGACCCCCCTCGACGTTCCCGGCGGGGACACGGCCACCGGACTCCGATTCCTGTCCGAGGCCCGGGAACTGCGGGATGCCGCCCAGAGCGCAACCACCGCCGTGGTCATCGGTTCGGGATTCATCGGATGCGAGGCCTCCGCCTCCCTGGCCGTGCGCGGCATCGCCGTCACCCTGGTCTCGACCTCGTCCGGACCGCAGGAGAAGCGGCTCGGCCCTGACGCCTCGTCACTGATCTCCGGCTGGCTGGAGGACGCCGGCGTTCGGATGCACCACAACACCGGTGTGCGGGAGATCGAGGCCGGTCACGTCGTCAGGCTGACCGACGGCACCGAGCTGGCCGCCGATCTGGTGCTGAATGCGACCGGCGTCACGCTGCGTACCGAACTGGCCGAGCAGGCCGGCGCCGAGGTGCGGGAGGGTCGCGTCGTGGTCGACGAGCAGATGCGCACCTCCGTCCCCGGGCTGTTCGCCGTGGGCGACGTCGCCCTGGCCATGAACACCGCGGCCGGTCGTCATCTCGCCGTCGAGCACTGGAACGCCGCCGAGCGGATGGGCGAGGTCGCCGGGACGGTCGCCGCGGGCGGCGAGGCGCACTGGGCCGAGCCGCTGGGGTTCTTCTCGCTGATCGGCCATCACCTGCTCAAGTACGCCGCCTGGGCCGACGGCTTCGACGAGGCGATCCCGGTGCACCACGAGGGCGGCGGGCTGACGGTGTGGTACGCCCGCGACGGCGTCACCGTCGGTGTGCTGACCAGCGAAGCGGACGACGACCTGGACCTCGGGCGCAAGCTGCTGCTGCAGGGGGCCCCGCCTCCGGTGGCGCCGCCGAACCATGGCTGA
- the selB gene encoding selenocysteine-specific translation elongation factor, whose translation MFVIATAGHVDHGKSTLVRALTGMEPDRWAEERARGMTIDLGYAWTTLPQGPTLAFVDVPGHERFIGNMLAGLGPAPAVMMVVSADEGWRAQSAEHLAAIDALGLQHGVLAVTRSDLADPAAATAQALHHIDGSTLRDVRAVAVSGITGLGLPALRQALAELVDRLPAPTVDGRVRLWVDRAFTIRGSGTVVTGTLGSGSLEVGDTLMLRDRPVRIRGLQSLGRPQHRVQAVARVAINLRGVTPHEIRRGDPLITPDAWASTNLVEARIRTEVDALPAEAVLHLGAGAFPVHVRPMGAGVVRLTLPVALPLQPGDRGILRNPGLGRLEGGVEILDVAPPLLQRRGAAGRRAAQLSAADQAQGVGEQVERRGAVPVAEMARLGVDIQDPADVLRVGDWLVSPSTWRRWASDLTAAVQRNDLAHPLQPGLSLPNARRAVDLPDGSMLRELAIAAGLEIVGPRVQRPGAAPSLGPAERGVKEIEKTLLASPFAAPERPDLDRLGLGRAQLAAAEKIGRILRLGDEVVVLPDAPARAVGLLAALPQPFTTSQARAAMSTTRRVAIPLLEHLDRIGWTRQLQPGLRTLTPSAPTVSV comes from the coding sequence ATGTTCGTGATCGCCACGGCCGGCCACGTCGACCACGGGAAGTCGACCTTGGTGCGGGCGCTGACCGGAATGGAACCGGACCGGTGGGCCGAAGAACGTGCCCGCGGCATGACGATCGACCTCGGCTACGCCTGGACCACGTTGCCGCAGGGGCCGACCCTGGCCTTCGTCGACGTCCCGGGGCACGAACGATTCATCGGCAACATGCTGGCCGGCCTCGGCCCGGCACCGGCGGTGATGATGGTGGTCAGCGCCGACGAGGGTTGGCGCGCGCAGAGCGCGGAACATCTGGCCGCGATCGACGCGCTGGGTCTGCAGCACGGGGTACTGGCCGTCACCCGGTCCGACCTCGCCGATCCGGCAGCTGCGACAGCACAGGCGCTGCATCACATCGACGGGAGCACCCTTCGAGACGTCCGTGCGGTGGCCGTCTCCGGGATCACCGGGCTCGGGCTGCCCGCGTTGCGGCAGGCTCTGGCCGAACTCGTCGACCGGTTGCCGGCCCCGACGGTCGACGGGCGGGTGCGTCTCTGGGTCGACCGGGCGTTCACCATCAGAGGCAGTGGCACGGTGGTCACCGGGACGCTGGGCTCGGGCTCGCTCGAAGTCGGTGACACGTTGATGCTGCGTGATCGACCGGTGCGCATCAGGGGTCTGCAGAGCCTGGGTCGTCCGCAGCACCGGGTGCAGGCGGTGGCCAGGGTGGCGATCAACCTCAGAGGTGTGACGCCCCACGAGATCCGGCGAGGTGATCCGCTGATCACCCCGGACGCCTGGGCGAGCACGAATCTGGTGGAGGCCCGGATCCGGACGGAGGTCGACGCCCTCCCGGCCGAGGCGGTCCTGCACCTGGGCGCCGGCGCCTTCCCCGTGCACGTCCGGCCGATGGGCGCGGGCGTCGTCCGATTGACGCTGCCGGTCGCCCTCCCGCTGCAACCAGGGGATCGCGGCATCCTGCGCAACCCGGGTCTCGGGCGGCTCGAGGGCGGAGTCGAGATCCTCGACGTCGCACCACCCCTGCTGCAGCGGCGAGGAGCCGCCGGGCGGCGGGCCGCGCAGCTGTCCGCCGCAGATCAGGCGCAGGGGGTGGGCGAGCAGGTGGAGCGGCGAGGCGCCGTGCCGGTCGCCGAGATGGCCCGTCTGGGGGTCGACATCCAAGACCCAGCCGACGTTCTCCGGGTGGGTGACTGGTTGGTGTCCCCGTCGACCTGGCGTCGGTGGGCGTCGGATCTGACCGCTGCAGTCCAGCGCAATGATCTCGCCCACCCGCTGCAGCCCGGCCTCTCCCTGCCGAACGCCCGGCGGGCGGTCGACCTTCCCGATGGTTCCATGCTGAGAGAATTGGCGATCGCCGCGGGGCTGGAAATCGTCGGTCCGCGAGTGCAGCGGCCAGGTGCTGCGCCCTCGCTCGGGCCGGCCGAACGCGGCGTCAAGGAAATCGAGAAGACTTTGCTCGCCTCACCTTTCGCCGCCCCGGAGCGTCCGGATCTGGACCGGCTCGGCCTCGGCCGGGCGCAACTGGCGGCGGCCGAGAAGATCGGCCGGATCCTACGGCTCGGCGACGAGGTCGTCGTGCTGCCCGATGCTCCGGCCCGCGCGGTCGGACTCCTGGCCGCGCTGCCCCAGCCGTTCACCACCAGTCAGGCCAGGGCCGCGATGAGCACCACCAGACGCGTGGCCATCCCGCTGCTGGAGCATCTGGACCGGATCGGATGGACCAGGCAGCTGCAGCCGGGGCTGAGGACGCTGACGCCCTCGGCCCCGACCGTCAGCGTCTGA
- a CDS encoding rhodanese-like domain-containing protein translates to MASSPTGLLRTGDGIAGALARARESLQRLTPREVLDALADGALVIDTRTYVERAEQGNLSGALVIDRTVLEWRLDPASPDRIPEADQDALIIVICRQGYSSSLAAAGLRAIGLHRATDMIGGVESWLEQRLPVTWQPADVRR, encoded by the coding sequence GTGGCCTCTTCCCCGACGGGTCTCCTGCGCACCGGCGACGGCATCGCCGGTGCGTTGGCCCGCGCACGGGAATCGCTCCAGCGGCTGACCCCCCGGGAGGTGCTCGACGCGCTGGCCGACGGCGCCCTGGTGATCGACACCCGCACCTACGTGGAGCGCGCGGAGCAGGGCAACCTGTCCGGGGCGCTGGTGATCGACCGGACCGTACTGGAGTGGCGGCTGGACCCGGCGAGCCCCGACCGGATCCCGGAGGCCGATCAGGACGCCCTGATCATCGTCATCTGCCGTCAGGGGTACAGCTCCTCGTTGGCGGCCGCCGGGCTCAGGGCCATCGGACTGCACCGCGCTACCGACATGATCGGTGGGGTGGAGAGTTGGCTGGAGCAGCGGCTTCCGGTGACCTGGCAGCCGGCGGACGTCAGACGCTGA
- the selD gene encoding selenide, water dikinase SelD, whose amino-acid sequence MTAPSTRPLGQLRAVGSAATDLVIRLTQFAHGGGCACKIPPGDLEEIVRGLTGAPSPDLLVGLDDGDDAAVVRIDAHTAIVHTADFFTPVVDDAYDWGRIAAANALSDVYAMGGRPIVAVNLLGWPRDLLPLELLREVLRGGLDIARLAGCHVGGGHSIDAPEPLYGMAVTGLVDPEHLLRNDSARAGTPISLTKPLGVGVLNNRHKVTGEHFPQAVASMVALNAAAGADAVAAGIVAATDVTGFGLLGHLHKMARASGVEAHIEAAAVPYLEGAREALRDGFVSGGTRRNLDWVRPFLDSQVSDDELLLLADAQTSGGLLVAGEIPGAPVIGEFVASTPASHRTITVR is encoded by the coding sequence ATGACCGCACCATCGACCCGCCCTCTCGGCCAACTCCGCGCCGTCGGTTCTGCCGCTACCGATCTCGTGATCAGGTTGACCCAGTTCGCACACGGCGGTGGCTGCGCCTGCAAGATCCCACCGGGCGACCTGGAGGAGATCGTCCGCGGCCTGACCGGTGCACCGTCGCCCGACCTGCTGGTCGGACTGGACGACGGTGACGACGCGGCGGTCGTGCGGATCGACGCGCACACCGCGATCGTGCACACGGCAGACTTCTTCACCCCGGTCGTCGACGACGCCTACGACTGGGGCCGGATCGCTGCCGCCAACGCACTCTCGGACGTCTACGCGATGGGTGGCCGCCCGATCGTGGCGGTCAATCTGCTCGGCTGGCCGCGGGACCTGCTGCCGCTGGAACTGCTCCGCGAGGTGCTCCGGGGTGGGCTCGACATCGCACGCCTGGCCGGCTGCCACGTGGGCGGCGGGCACAGCATCGACGCACCGGAACCGCTCTACGGCATGGCGGTGACCGGGCTGGTCGACCCGGAACACCTGCTGCGCAACGACTCCGCCCGGGCCGGAACGCCGATCAGCCTGACCAAACCGCTGGGTGTCGGGGTGCTCAACAACCGGCACAAGGTGACCGGAGAGCACTTCCCCCAGGCCGTGGCCTCTATGGTGGCCCTCAACGCCGCGGCGGGCGCTGACGCGGTGGCGGCCGGCATCGTGGCGGCCACCGACGTCACCGGGTTCGGACTGCTCGGCCACCTGCACAAGATGGCAAGGGCCTCCGGCGTGGAGGCGCACATCGAGGCGGCCGCGGTGCCCTACCTGGAGGGCGCGCGGGAGGCGTTGCGCGACGGGTTCGTCAGCGGGGGAACCCGTCGCAACCTCGACTGGGTCCGGCCCTTCCTGGACTCGCAGGTCTCCGACGACGAACTGCTCCTGCTGGCCGACGCACAGACCAGTGGAGGACTGCTCGTGGCCGGCGAGATACCCGGAGCGCCCGTGATCGGCGAGTTCGTGGCGAGTACACCGGCAAGCCACCGGACGATCACCGTCCGATAG